AAggtattataactatttttaagtctttaataaaataaagtttaagaaaaaaaaccttCGATTCAAATCCTGTTTGAAAACCCAATTTCGTAAGAAGTGATTCAACAACACGAGTATCATAACGAGCGGCTCCATCAATAACCtgttcaaaattataaaaccgtcatgagaaaaaaaaaaaaaaaaaaaatactctaaagaaaaaataaatattaaaaaaaaattacttttatgtaaacgTCCACAAAGCTTTTATTATACGCACGAGATGCACCAAAGTCTAACaaacataactaaaaataaaaaactaaaaataatgcaaaataaaaaaaataagtggaTCTGGGATTTCCCAGAATTTAAATCAATCAATAAGATTTCcgagtatataaattttttcaaattttgcactTGCCTTCTGCAAGCCACATAATTGTCTAAacctgttaaaactttaaataaataaaaactttttaaaaagaatttaatttttttttctttatttcgtTAAGTGCTCCAATGAGTCTTATCGCATAACAACGCGGAatagcatttaaccaggaatttcacgcctccttccttaccaatgatGCATATATGGCTAGAGCCAGCTTCGAACCACGAACCTCCAATTCtgaagccagaactctaaccactacaTCACTGCTGCTGTAAAAGAGAATTCACTAAACCATAAGCAGGAAACATAAAGATAGAAAGGTTTGTGATCTTTCCTCTAAAAACATTACGGAGaaacaataaaacataaaacagaagagataataaatagaaaaatgaaacatttctGCATTGTATAGTTTCCTAATCAGCTTATTTGGGTAAATTATGTTAACATGGCCGCtgaagcaaaataaaaactcttttttctttagaatattttttttctcttctctaaaagatcaaaatttaaagtcatATATTTTGAGTGAAAATCATTTGCAATCAACAGTTATATCCAGACAGCCAGAAATGTAAGCTTTTAAAtgtagtttataaatgttttattccaATTAGGATAACTCATAGCAGTTACTGTTAGAATAAATATATCCTAGTAGAATctctaaatattattaaatatttattattgaatatttaatctaaatatttattattaaatatttattattaaatatttattattaaatatttattattaaatattcaatctaaatatttattattaaaatgaacttttatgtttatttttattattatatcaaaataacaaaatttttttttggtactctttttttatgcaaatttttttttttaacttcatacAAACAAAACTTTGCCCTTCATTGATGCCATAAAACCAACTTTATAATATACTCTAATATGTGTAGTAAAACATTATAGAAAGATTGACTGTTAAAATTTGCTACTCTAATTATCAGAATAgatgtaaaaattattgaatgtCATCAGATGTCTTTCTTCacatattgaaaatatttattagttttcttacaAGTAAAGAAAATGGGACTTTAGGAATCCCCTTGAAGCTCTGCTAGGTAGTAGCAAACTGGTTAAAGTGATCAGAGCTCAATTTAGTTGCAAGAATTAAACTCTGACCATTCTAGGATGCATTGTTTGCACAATCGATTCTTGtttgaaattattaactttatttatcaaaagaaatgtttattataaaagaaatttttttaatttggtttatttgaagaaataaaccaaatttaaaaaattagttttaaatatgtttagatttaaagaaaatgtATTACAGTTATTCCTGTTAAGTTGAACACAGGTTAACTCGAACTTTTGTTATCTCGAACTGTTTTCTATAGTCCCGTGAAAGCAAgaacaattgttttatttcaCTTCAGTCTAACATTCATTAAGTCGCACCATTTTCCCTTGTCCCTTGGAGGTTTGAGTTAACAGGAATTTACTGTAAAAGTCATAAATaagttttgtacaaaaattttcAGTTCCCTAAACCTTGAGGAAAAACAAGCTACAAAGAAACAAGTTATAAATATGACACAAAATAAAAGCGAAACATAAAATTTGTTACTTTGTTAATTACCACAAAcacgataataaaaaaatatatatatgaaaaacaGATACCGAAATAAAAAGTTGGATAAAAAGatggtttattttgaaaaatcaataaaagaaaatttcaattaaaaaaaaaagaggaaaattattaattatatggaATAGTAGGCCTAAAGAGGTTTTAATCTGAAGTGAAATGAAATCCGCCATGGGCTTAGTTAGAAAAAGAACCTTAGGTGCTGACAAAGAAATTGGAACCCAATAggtttttttctaaagaatgtaaaaatagaCTACTATTAAGACTTCATAGTCTCAAGAAATGCttcatttattcaattttattcaaaaaatattgacttgcaaattattgatttttggAACTAAAATGAAGACTGTCACACAAAATCTctggaataaaaaaatagatttatgcTTTGTCTCTTTTATACCTGATCAAATTATGCAAACAAAGATAATATATTGCAGTAATTTTAaagcataaatttataataaaaagcatttacaacacatttttgaaaatatttcaatattatttagtgacttcttaagaaattttattgtgtTACCATATGTATGACTGTGtgtcagaagtaagagttaatgaagaaaatcgaaaaaactcaaataataaatcaatctCATCGTagctttctttttaatttacaaaatcacAAATTTATCTAtgatgaaacttaaaaaataacagtttaaaaatgCCAAACCTGATCTGTctctttattgtaaaaaaagttggaCCAATTTGGATCAGTCTGCatataattaaattcaaataactcACGCAAACAAAGTCTAAGAACCATTATTGATacctaaaacaaataaaaactagattTACGGATAACTTTACAATACTGATATAATGGTATTCCAGTTTATGAAGGCAGTGCTGTACTCAGTGTTAGCTTGGAGGATAATGTTTATGCAAATTGTTATTCCCCTCCCCAAGTTCTACTGCCCCTTACCCAGTGCAGCTCACCATGAATGTGTGTGGATTTTAAAAAGCagtgaatatatatttttaggaggTAATTCAATTCTTCTTTTTGTACAGTTTCAAAATCTATTGATGATTGATTCCCTcattatcaagtttatttagATCAACAACACCAAATGTAAATAGTAAGTGGTAACTTATCTAAAGATAGCACAGATGCAAACTTTTTCTGCTCTGAATGTTGTTCTGCTCTCAAGTCTTTTAAGAATAATAATCTGTTTCTAAAAACCAAATTGTACTTATTGTTAATTCTATGACAATCTTTAATAATGGttttacattattaattaacaataatatccTAATATAAATTAGTCAatgtcaaaaactaaaaaaagagtCTGAAACATTTTTGGCAGAAGAAATTAATTGCACCTTTGAAGCCACAAAATTCatgataatttttgatttatttcacTTACTTTGCACTGGTACCATCCTTACTATATAAGTCTTACTATATTGTCCATTACATAcaataaaatgattaatatagtctttttcacaaatattctgtttttttaattctgataaatGTATTTCATCATCTGAGCTTGCATTATTATGCAGTAATATGATACCAATGGaatcaatgtttttttgtttgttttttggttttaatcttcttaataacacttttttgaggttgtttttttgtttcttgctcttcgattttttttttttaatggagtaTCTGTGATTATAGCTAGGGCCATTTTATGatctttagattttaaattcattctaggtcctgattttaaaaaagaccTTACAATTTCAGAGCTAACGAGATTAAGATTTGAGTTTCCACGAGCATCTGTATGAGCAGTACTGAGTCCTGGTGTTAAGGGTCTCAAGGTTTGTGCTGGTTAGCTTTTTAAAGAATGTGTTAACATTTGTCTTGTTAAAACTTATTGCTTTGGACAGAGTAGTGTTTTCAGTCTTTCTGACCGACAAATCTTTGTGTCTTGTCATAAAGCCACGAAGCCATTTCACAGATGCTATTTTATCATACTTCCAAGTTCTACAAGAGATATTATTCAGGGTGGCCAGgtttttgatatcattttcCTTGACTATAATCAAATTTCCCTGACTTACTGatgtaaatttaacaaatgtAGCAATAAAAAGGCAACAAATAAAACTCTCACAACaaacacaacaaaatattagaatttctcataaaaatttatgaGAAATTCTAATATTCTCATAAaatatgaagtaaaaaaataaatttatttttagtctcAATTAAGCATTTGTTACTGGGTCCATCAAATTTCTCTGTCATTTCCATGACTTTTGCAAAATTAGTAAATTCCCGGACTTTTCCCTGACTTTTTAACATAGTTTAGaatttccctgacttttccaggttgCTGGCCACCCTGTTATTTGTCTCTGCATACTGAAAAGCTAGTTcccttgtttatttttttgtcaaaccGTGGCACATTTTAGATGTAGTTTTAAgatacaaaactataaaaacttctTGAGGTCTAGAAAAAATGTGCTTGTTACCTATCTTGGACAATGCACGTACTTATCCTTAATATTCTTAACCTTTTTAATCACTTTTGCTAAATAGGTTCTTGATATTCCAAACAATAGTGCTGTTTTATTGATGGACTGGTTGCCAGCATTCACTTTCCTTATAGCCTTTTCTATTGCTAAAGTTGTGGGGCTTTTTAGTAGTTGATACTTACGAAGacatgtttttttcttaaagataaaaaaaatatgaaatgaaaatgagaaaaactgaaatattaaCATACACTAGTCAAATGTTGTTGTTTAGCTTGAAAATttgattactttaaaaaatttaattgcatgATATGAAGGACTAATAAGCAGGCTGTTATACCAAGAGAACAAATTGTTTGGTTTACATCCTGACAATAAATGATCTCTATGATTATAAGGCATTTCACATATATTAACTATGATAGTGATGAGtgaatataataatacaaaataagttttgaaaaaatatgatgaagtttgaaacaaaaatgaattatttataattatttaagctttattaaaaacattgattttttaatatttgaatatttttttgaaaaaattaaataattttcttattgtttaagaAAGTTAATAAACAGTATAGAGGAAAAATTTGCCTCAATTTCCTAAAAAGTTGTCTTGTCAGGATGAACACCAAACAATTCATTCTCTCTTCATAGATCAGACTATTTATTAGTCCTTAATATCATgcaattaaaacttttgaattgaTCAAATTATCAACCTAAACCTACTACATTTGACTAGTGCGTAGAACCTATGATATCGATGTATTCAAATAATCAGTAATCATGCAATAAAAGAGCCAGTTCTTTCATAGCAAAGACAGTTTGctcttttaaaatatagtacGGTTAAATATATAACCTTAAACTAAACACATTTTACCAAAACGGTAATccaatattatatggggaaaaaaaaggcaaatatatatataacaatacaGCACATatcttttatcaaataataaaatagactttatcttaaaaataaataagtaaacacaaaaaaactttttatcttaaaaattttcagGGCACCTATACGATGCTATTAATTTTAGTAGAACTGTAAATTTTTGTGGGTGACAGATATCCAGTGTTGCCATACAAAGAGTAAAACATAATTATGATCAGATGCCAGTAAGTTAGAGATCTCACCAGCTCTTTTAAAGCCTGGCTCCTTCACACACACTTTCCCTTACATAAAACTACAATCAAAAAATCCTTGCTCAACATTAGCAACATGTGATCAATAACGATAGTTTAAAAGCTTTATTGAAGAAAAATGATTTCAATTTATGAAAAGCTTATCATAAACTTCAGTTAAAGAAACCATACATTCTTTTTTCTGTGTACCAATGTTGTTGTTCTACAACTTACCAGATCTAACTTCACTGGGTACAACTTATTTCTTTTCTCTGTTGTAATTccattgcttttttaaattcttaaaaaaaaaacgtagtaCTTTTTGATAGAATTCAACTAAAGCTGCAGCCGATTTTGTTTTGCCCTTAAAAAATGATGGATGtgtaaaacttgttaaaaattacTTACCTTCCTTTATCTCTGATGTTAACAGTCCATATTTACACTAAATATTATAACTGTTGTTGTAACTAACTTTATAGTTACAttcgtaattttaaattaaatttgtaattaactatataagttataattacactcataattataaagttaattttcaacttactttataatttataattgtactcataattataaaattactttcaaCAACAAccattttaatacattaataaataaaagaaaacaattatttactattttcctttatttctaatgttaaattttaattctaaattttaattctaattgtTAATCCTATCTTAATTCTAAATGTTaaatttcaaaactatatatattttcctttatttctaaatgttaaattttaagatttatgttCAAGGGAATTTTTATTTTGGGCCCTAATACCGGTCAAATGGTATGGGATTATGTCTGGGTGCAGTACTGGACATTATACAGTATTATAcagcacattttttaaaaatacctgtataatactggttttaaaaaaaataaatactgtaTTTTGTAACTAGCATTTTTGCAATTCCAATTgagaatatattaaatatgataaatagaaataaaaaagataaataaaagtaattcaataaaatatttaattctacAAACACCCTATTTCTTGTATTTTGATCCATAAAAGCAACTTCATCAAGTGGCACTCCTTGAAGAAGTTCAGTAGTGAGAATTCTCTTTGTTGACAGATGAGGAAAACAATCAGCAATAAAATAGTCATCATCACCATCTAACAGTTCTCTGAAAgttgataaatttataatataaatgaaagGATTTAGATTATCATtaactataaatttattgtCAATATTGATTATTTCAGTTTAGTTCAGGCATAAAGACATAATGTATATAGAAtgcataatatattaaaaacatttattaaaaagtaaccatttaataatacttgaattttGCAGATGACTGAGCTTCCCGCTTATAATCCACTTCCCAAGAAAGTTCTCTTCTAGCAACATCGGCTGCTTGCTCCAAAAACAAACCTGTAAAAAATTAGTGAAGAACTAGAATATGACAATAGAAGAAAAATAGGATGCAAGTGATTacaatttgaaaatcttttaaaagaaaattgaagaaaaataggATGCAAGTGATTacaatttgaaaatcttttaaaagaaaattgaagaaaaataggATGCAAGTGATTacaatttgaaaatcttttaaaagaaaatcgtcaaataataaattgaacataaatatataatatataacaaagtaaaatatatagtaatatgtaatatataacatgtatataaaatcataaatatttaatatataaaaatataaaatatataggaatatataatatagaacatgcatgtaaaagtataaataagGTCTACACCTTATTTATTTAAGTCCtgcttaaatttgaaaattatttaaatacctTCAGGAAGTATTTTAGAGAAATTTAATATGGAAAGAAGTGTGTCTATATCACTGTCAATACTTTCAGCAACACCAGGATactaaagtaataaataaatggttACTTATAACTAGAAATGACAAAAACATGGCCTAAAGTGGCAGTGAGACAATAAAATAgattacaataatttaatagACAATAACAATGACACTTTCAAAATTACCTGAATTTTAACAGCAACTGGTATATTGTTGAGAGTAACTGCTTGATGAACTTGACCAATAGATGCAGCAGCAAACGGCATCatattaaactctttaaataaacttttccaATCATTTCCTAGCTCTGAAGACAACAATCgctattgataaaaaaaagcatataataaaaaaattgcgcAATTGTATacattgtataatataaaaaagtacaatataaaaatgtatatattgtacatacacacacacatatatatatatatatgtgtgtgtatatatatatataaatatatatatatatatatatataaacatatatatatatatatatataatatatatatatatatatatatatatatatatatatatatatatatatatatatatatatatatatatatatatatatatatatatatatataaattgttgcaTATGGGAGTGCGTTAAGgtaaaaaatgattcttttgccAACAAATATGTCACTTTTAACTACTTTTGACTTTCATCCAACATTTCCGTGTTGTCAGTTAAAaccattaatttaattacaaaataattgtctTTTATGAAAACCACAAAAACGCAAATTTAATTGACCAGAATgtctttaaaaacattctgaatatttttaataatataaacaatgtttttatttttattttttttttataaaatgtttttatttttattttttttactgtcaATCATGCGCAGAGttttgctacattgactatcttatagcctgacttgcaatggagtgctgctacatatACTGACAAATAGGCTGAttcgcaatggagtgctgctacatcgactgagaaTTTGGTtggggcaggcagtctatcaagtaataaaaaaaaaattccgatcttgcattttaattttttttgtgtcaacAAAAAACGGAAAAACTTTCTGACAACCAGTTAGGAGTATATATAACTCCTAATAAGGACTGAAGTTCCCGAAAAATGGTTCTTCGGTATTTTTCGGGGAATCGAAAGGAATCGAAGGTTTCGGTTCTTTATCAGAATAGTAATCGAAAAGAACCGAAGTTATCGGTTCCTTATAAAAAAAGGAATCGCAAAGAACCGAAGTTATCGGTTCCTTATCAAAATAGGAATCGAAAAGAACCGAAGTTATCGGTTCTTTTTCAGAATAGGAATCGAAAAGAACCGTAAATTGATTActcaccttttttttaataatatacttccgttataatcaatattttcaattcttttcaatattttcaattatttcggTAATTTCGattctttgtaataaaaacGGTAAATTtcaattactaattaaaaaatcgtttttattgtaaagaatcgtttttattacaaatacgtTTTAATAATGGCGTGcgaaattaaattcaaattcattcaaatttaatttacttccCCTAAgggattaattaaaaaatcgtttttattgtaaagaatcGTTTTAATTACGAATACGTTTTAATAATGGCGTGcgaaattaaattcaaattcattcaaatttaatttacttccCCTAAgggattaattaaaaaatcgtttttattgtaaagaatcGTTTTTATTACGAATACGTTTTAATAATAGCGTGcgaaattaaattcaaattcattcaaatttaatttcccTCCCCTAAGGGATTCCCCTTTACCAGTATAAATAGTGGGGTTTTGTGAAAATCTAATCAGTTACAATTTATTGTTTCACAAACAACTCttacaaacaacaacaacattacAATTTACAACAATGTCTCAAGTTAATAATGCAATTTGGAATTACTTTACCAAACTACCAGAAGTGACAGTGAATTCTGTCAccaaaaagaaaacttataaaTCAAGTTGTAATCAATGTTAAGCAGTGTTAACTTGCTGCCGTGGAAGTACATCAGGAATGAGTAAACATTTAGGGtaagtaatgttttttcaattttttcggTAATTTcgattctttttaatattttcagaacTTGTgcaatttaagttaatattaagtaaagatttactttataaaaaaataaaaaaataacaatagttctgaataattaaataaacataagcactgattattatttattatacagtAACAGCTAACAGTAATACTGtttgttacatttaatttaatatagcGCCATCTATAGgagttatttcaatttttttcgattcttttcaatattttcaattatttcggTAATTTCGATTCCTATCCctataattatttgatttaaatctttttttatacagaTCTCAGCATCCCATTCAAGCCAAAGCTTATCTTAAGGCAAAGAATGACAAGGTAGTGCAACTGGCTGCTGACAGGGAGGAAGTTGAAAAGGAGCTTGATAGATCTTCAAGTTTGAGAGGTTTCTTTCCAGCAACAACCACTAGTAAAAAAAGGGTGGATAACCTTAGTAAAAAGTCTCCACCATTCAGTCAGCAAGGTGGTCATGAAAAACTTCAAGTAACTCTGGATGAGTATGTTAAGGtgagaaaaatattgtaattttttagtagcttaaataattgtttttataacattttaccgtttttatttgtaaatattcgaATCAAAATCAAGCCCAAATTggtaaattgagaaaaaatatttcttcaaaagaAACTCGGATCTTTTGGGTGCTGTTTAGGCCatgcagaaaattttttttttctcaatttaccAATTCGGGCTTGATTTTGCTGAAACTAATGTTagaaatctatttttatattcaattagAAACTTTTGAGCTGTTTTccaaatttataatatactttaaagtttaataactctgtaaattaataaaaagttaaatttccaCACTAGACAACAATTTAATGATTCAAAATTAATGTCCTTTTTGCTCTAAACTCATTATTAACAAAGTTATTGaggtttaaagtttttgatttgacCTGTCACCTAACACGTGCATGTAGATTTAGTAAACACGTGTTTTTCAAAcgtttcaaaactttaaaggcttttaactttaaacttctTTGTTTTAATAGATAGAGTGATTAGCACTGTCTCTAGAAACTGCAACAACTTACCCATATATATTAGGTTGTCAGGTCTTGTTTAACGTAATTTCGATTCCTTGCGGTAATTTCGATAATTTCGATTCCTTTCGatattttacgttttttttattatttcagatAACTAAATGGGATTCACAAAGCAGCTGTCAGCTTGATTTTGATACAGTTCTCACTCTGGCCTGCATCATGTCAAATCTTCCTTTCAATATTGTGGAAACTCCAGGAATGAAGTTGCTCTTGAATTATTTGGCACCAAAAGCAATCATAAAAACACCAAAAACACTTGCTACAACAAAGCTTGACATGATTCATCATAATGTTGAAAAGGCAATAACCAATCAACTTGAGGAAGAAGTACCAGAATGTGAAAGTGTAGCTTTTACATCAGATGGTTGGACTGCAAAAAATGGTGATCTTTTTGAATCTCTCACACTCCATTACATCAACAGTGATTTTGAGTTGAAAAAGTACAGTTTGAACTGCCAGGCTCATTTAAATAGGAAAACAGGTCCTTTACTTGCCAAAGGATTAGACACTATGATTTCAAAATATGAAGTCTTGGCAAGGCCTGACCTAAAAATAACATGTGTGACTGATGGTGCAGCTAACATGAAGGCAGCTGTCAGTTTATCAACTTTATTAGACAAGCAATTGGTGTGTGTTGATCACATGTTGAACAATTGTTTGAAAGACACATTAGAAAATGGTGAGGTTAAGGTAATTGTTGATAAGTGCAAGAGACTTGCTCAAAGGACACATCAAAGCACTAAGGATTGGTATGAAATCAAACAAGAATATGAATCTCTAGGGTGCAATCCAATCAAGCTAATCCAACCAGTGCAAACAAGATGGAATTCAAATGCAATGCTGTTCAAGTCAGTGTTAAGAAATGAGCAAGGTTTGAAGTCTGTCAGAGATAACAGCCTGAATGCAAACTTGACAATACTTATACCAAGTGATGAAGATTTTCAAGTAATTGCAGAACTTCATCCTTTCTTGGCAAAATGTCAAGAATACTCAGAGATTTGGTCCTCAGATAAAACACCTACAGTTCACAAGATCCAGCAACACCTCTTTTCATTGATTACTATGTGCCATAGGACAGTTACACAAAATACTtcaggtaaaaaatatttttttgtgattctTTCGATTCTTACTAATAATTTCGATAATTATCAACAAATTTCGATTCTTTCGAATAATTATCAACAAATTATgcaattttgattatttatatatcttttttttcttttccaggTTCAAGAATTGCTAAAGATGCAATGACCAGGTTTATAGAATACTTGGAAACTAGGATTCCAGATAAAGGCACTGAAGTTAATGACTTTAATCTTGCAAGTGTGTTTGATCCATTTTATAGAGGTTATTCTATCACATTAATCAAGGGCAACAAAGATCATTTAGATGGAATAATAGACCAACTGGTAGACAATCATCCAACTACCAGAGAATACAATGAGGCTTATGAGGCTTCATTACCTTCTGCACAGCCAAACTAAGATGAAGATATGGATGATTTTGAGAGAATGGCCATGGAAAATGATGGAAATGATGCACCAACTTTGGCAGGACCATCAGAGCCTCCTCTAAAGGTagatattcatttttattaataataatttcgattcttataaatattt
The nucleotide sequence above comes from Hydra vulgaris chromosome 09, alternate assembly HydraT2T_AEP. Encoded proteins:
- the LOC136084747 gene encoding uncharacterized protein LOC136084747, which encodes MSKHLGSQHPIQAKAYLKAKNDKVVQLAADREEVEKELDRSSSLRGFFPATTTSKKRVDNLSKKSPPFSQQGGHEKLQVTLDEYVKITKWDSQSSCQLDFDTVLTLACIMSNLPFNIVETPGMKLLLNYLAPKAIIKTPKTLATTKLDMIHHNVEKAITNQLEEEVPECESVAFTSDGWTAKNGDLFESLTLHYINSDFELKKYSLNCQAHLNRKTGPLLAKGLDTMISKYEVLARPDLKITCVTDGAANMKAAVSLSTLLDKQLVCVDHMLNNCLKDTLENGEVKVIVDKCKRLAQRTHQSTKDWYEIKQEYESLGCNPIKLIQPVQTRWNSNAMLFKSVLRNEQGLKSVRDNSLNANLTILIPSDEDFQVIAELHPFLAKCQEYSEIWSSDKTPTVHKIQQHLFSLITMCHRTVTQNTSGSRIAKDAMTRFIEYLETRIPDKGTEVNDFNLASVFDPFYRGYSITLIKGNKDHLDGIIDQLVDNHPTTREYNEAYEASLPSAQPN